Proteins from a single region of Nerophis ophidion isolate RoL-2023_Sa linkage group LG08, RoL_Noph_v1.0, whole genome shotgun sequence:
- the si:ch73-103b11.2 gene encoding uncharacterized protein si:ch73-103b11.2 isoform X1 → MSLKENPCRKFQANIFNKSKCQNCFKPRESHLLNDEDLNQAKPIYGGWLLLAPEGTNFDNPLHRSRKWQRRFFILYEHGILRYALDEMPSTLPQGTINMNQCSDVIDGESRTGQKNSLCILTPDKEHFIRAECKEILNGWQEALTVYPRTNKQNQKKKRKVDPPTQQCCCDLASHFVLSSSLPLLPSQTPIQEPGPAKVTVTSSSGGSIPCLPSSIASAERVPMSRATLWQEENRWNRATISCSRSASCLSQLGHSQPDSTITTQDDVGTMSTGRKVRVESGYFSLEKTKTDPSPPPAQHSQPLQPPHYLPLSSSTCSLGAPSPRYNSEPEPPMCPYPHSQDPLPSPGDILSPSYSTVSSSQSSLDSEHSSATPTWEGRRSSVGGGSIASVNSAVGRVGRSGREYASLSDVPWARRLTHREAFHSEKKRQELRERTRSPGREEVARLFGEERRRSQVIDRFEESPNVERMYTGSSSELSSSVNNAQRQGRSERRYLGAKHEMSLDAGKDHSVPDVSSSTFANIRRAKSLDRRVTESSMTPDLLNFKKGWMTKLYEDGMWKKHWFVLTDQSLRYYKDSIAEEASQLDGEIDLSTSYDVKEFPVQRNYGFQILCKEGACTLSAMTSGIRRNWIQAIMKNARPAIAPDVTRKNISLKLSVLKPRSVPEENIKAQVLLEPCPQVTPEPSPCLEPTKTDDHRQPIENRVSNPPLEPRKSRVRERRREGRSKTFDWSEFKTEKTDKLMKERADTVDLSSSLSTTTSCCSISSSPSSSSPLSTSALQSSCVSDTLPPSTIVHSEKNNVMRGPVSTYHRPNTVPVTSTLNTSSPVEPPRPERPAQGRMEVDHPTALHNVEEEKFTETLGVQEEIEHRWHQVEKTPLREEKQVPITTASGNPDRLPPHELAALLDKELGQKQKELDQLHRQNSILKEQLENALGREQSARDGYILQSATPPSSSPRRMPWQHLHQLKQDLQGELESQKRKQDLTQQQFQVLKRSYTEAQDVVDHHDADIQALQAKLASALAEILASEQAVARMRNELKLEQERSKEQDEEHGRSEATLRAQLKDSEERLREVEASLLERNQALRHLEHQQALQRDHTREIQRLQDRLQEVTARLVATEEGQALKEERLRKEQHCIQESHEREKQNLCKRIAEAEIAHKCMEDRLLEAEQQVEALLKGRQASAGGEHMEEMLKLQENLAQKTSMVESLKESVRRLEEERGLLTCRCQELLNQIAEADREVNKLHNRLKTEEADYCSLENSYERATQEFQRMSQFLREKEEEIRQTKEMYERLMERKEEDLREALVKMTVLGNSLEETEQKLQAKEDLLCQMSQSLIEKVEPRDAEQDLKIKLGVAEDRVIELEQHLNDLQLGYDNLHLGKKQVQEQNKREHVFSSNNATNIDNSTDDISQAKRPRIRCSNIQCQKYDNLDDPDDCHLSDAFEDKRQVDNQENFDLAEALSYPGTPFPHASDSEKFIAIVHALETKLLTTEEKLRNLTRTLQEQRSTHVDVSKKDFKMVENKPYSDKNVMCASGPSLNNPYVKALHCVETSREKVKAILSGTHDTTDSQLHSLTEVENELFSASMYIRHAQKTLDEQSPALPQTSESLDKEAINLFAKTLSFEALVLNKMALLVQSSESDLLQTLTAIWKDIENIKSGDKDCLAIVYADVLTRKLMLENAFWKELENEVTPCEGLNVAKSQEASVAADADINTSAIFNTLIKAELSYSIQNLKLCYDEKFRLLKGELTEANHNLYQREMALKTIIEASKRSDLKNVIKEVKSNFGLGKQKLADMHPPELAPYKEQIKQQDARELAEEIIERHLAEQVPSCSVDSIQSLHDTHDCLATELQQQAAKLYTYAQEIQSSGNHPELAKMVNALLGPQTSHVFTSTSLCMREALIQAQVAYVACRLRSMHERNVSWCKQTHQNMDALVQQHACSIRAIHEKYETSFQEERHKISRTLAILQKENITLKCEVSQRSNQLSQQQEQLVLLEEHFKMQTEELKRKHKQELNLAEKDRASTELAFVETSVDSQQKLKDLLSDMDAMKQQHQSHVRKLEEQFEQRISELEHIYKEEILKLHFQLEDKICNVQEVDEKDPVVSHQPSFEASAPMEEEEQGQEGGACAMSEVDTMGLLKDRIQELETQMISMRDELEIKHLEGDVASLREKYQRDFESLKATCERGFAAMEETHQKVVDDLQRQHQREISKLMEERERLLAEETAATIAAIEAMKNAHKEELEKTQRSQISGLNSDIDELRLQYEEELQSIQRELEVLSEQYSQKCLENAHLAQALEAERQALRQCQRENQELNAHNQELNNRLSAEITRMRSCFSGETALSPVTQGKDVYELEVLLRIKESEIQYLKQEIHSLKDELQTALRDKKYTTDKYKDIYTELSIVKAKADCDIGKLKEKLLVATEALGERTVDGTVTSGYDIMKSKSNPDFIKKEKSTPPKSSRGLRSKSLKEGLTVQERMRLFEEKDSKKIQMSRV, encoded by the exons CCGAGTACTCTTCCCCAGGGCACCATAAATATGAACCAGTGCTCTGATGTCATCGATGGAGAGTCTAGGACGGGTCAGAAGAACTCCTTGTGTATTCTGACCCCTGATAAAGAGCACTTCATTCGTGCTGAGTGTAAAGAAATCCTCAACGG TTGGCAGGAAGCTCTGACCGTGTACCCCAGAACAAACAAGCAGAATCAGAAGAAAAAGCGCAAGGTTGATCCACCGACTCAGCAG tgttGTTGTGACCTTGCCTCCCATTTTGTCCTTTCCTCCTCCCTTCCACTCCTTCCTTCCCAAACCCCTATCCAGGAGCCGGGTCCCGCCAAGGTGACGGTCACCAGCAGCAGTGGAGGCAGCATCCCGTGCCTGCCGAGCAGCATTGCCAGTGCCGAGCGTGTCCCAATGAGCCGTGCCACTTTATGGCAAGAGGAGAACCGCTGGAATCGAGCCACCATCTCGTGTAGCCGCAGCGCTTCCTGCCTCAGCCAGCTGGGCCATAGCCAACCGGACTCTACTATCACTACTCAAGATG ATGTTGGCACAATGAGCACTGGACGCAAAGTGCGCGTGGAGAGTGGTTATTTTTCCCTGGAGAAGACCAAGACGGATCCCTCGCCACCACCTGCACAGCATTCACAACCACTGCAGCCACCCCACTATCTCCCCCTGTCTTCATCAACATGTTCTTTAGGAGCTCCCAGTCCCAGGTACAACTCTGAGCCCGAACCCCCGATGTGTCCCTATCCCCACTCCCAAGACCCTCTACCCTCTCCAGGTGACATATTGTCCCCCAGTTACTCCACTGTCAGCTCCTCCCAGAGCTCACTGGACTCTGAACATAGCAGCGCTACACCCACCTGGGAGGGCCGCCGCAGTAGTGTTGGTGGAGGGAGCATTGCTAGTGTGAATAGTGCAGTGGGTAGAGTGGGTCGTTCAGGCAGAGAGTATGCGTCACTGTCAGATGTGCCGTGGGCTCGCAGGCTGACCCACCGCGAAGCCTTTCATTCAGAGAAAAAACGACAAGAGCTTAGAGAACGCACACGGAGTCCCGGAAGAGAAGAGGTGGCTCGGCTGTTTGGGGAAGAGCGAAG GCGTTCTCAAGTCATTGACCGATTTGAAGAGAGTCCAAATGTAGAGCGCATGTACACGGGCAGCTCCAGCGAGCTGTCATCAAGTGTCAACAATGCACAGCGACAAGGCCGCAGTGAGAGACGCTATCTGGGCGCCAAACAT GAAATGTCATTGGACGCAGGAAAAGACCACTCAGTCCCGGATGTGTCCAGCTCGACTTTTGCAAACATAAGGAGGGCCAAGTCGCTTGACCGCAGAGTCACAGAGTCTTCAATGACT CCAGATCTGCTGAACTTCAAAAAGGGATGGATGACCAAGCTGTATGAAGATGGAATG TGGAAGAAGCACTGGTTTGTCCTAACAGATCAGAGTCTGAGGTACTACAAGGACTCAATAGCTGAGGAG GCTTCCCAACTGGACGGTGAGATTGATCTGTCGACAAGTTACGATGTCAAGGAGTTTCCCGTCCAGAGAAATTATGGCTTCCAAATTCTG TGTAAAGAAGGAGCGTGCACCTTGTCAGCCATGACCTCCGGAATCCGTCGCAACTGGATTCAGGCCATCATGAAGAATGCTCGACCCGCCATTGCCCCCGATGTCACTCG GAAAAACATCTCACTGAAACTATCCGTACTGAAGCCCAG ATCTGTCCCTGAGGAGAACATAAAAGCTCAGGTGCTGCTGGAGCCATGTCCACAGGTCACACCTGAGCCAAGCCCCTGTCTTGAGCCCACCAAGACTGATGACCACAGACAGCCAATAGAGAATCGTGTCTCCAATCCGCCCCTTGAGCCCCGGAAAAGCAGGGTCCGCGAGCGCCGACGGGAAGGCCGTTCAAAAACTTTTGACTGGTCTGAGTTCAAAACTGAAAAAACAGACAAGCTTATGAAGGAGCGAGCAGACACAGTTGACCTCAGTTCATCCCTTTCCACAACCACCTCCTGCTGCTCCATTTCCTCTTCTCCGTCATCGTCCTCTCCCCTGTCTACCTCGGCCCTTCAATCCTCCTGTGTATCAGACACTCTCCCCCCCTCGACAATAGTACATTCAGAAAAGAATAACGTTATGAGGGGCCCAGTCAGCACATACCACCGGCCAAATACTGTACCTGTCACTTCCACGTTGAACACATCATCACCAGTGGAACCGCCCAGACCTGAACGTCCAGCGCAAGGAAGGATGGAGGTTGACCACCCTACAGCCCTGCACAATGTTGAGGAAGAAAAGTTCACCGAAACCTTGGGTGTGCAGGAAGAAATCGAACACAGATGGCATCAGGTTGAAAAAACGCCACTAAGGGAGGAGAAGCAAGTGCCTATCACCACTGCTTCAGGGAACCCAGACAGATTACCTCCACATGAGCTTGCTGCATTGCTAGACAAAGAG CTGGGACAGAAACAGAAAGAGCTGGACCAGCTGCACAGACAGAACAGTATTTTAAAAGAGCAGCTGGAAAATGCACTAGGAAGAGAACAGAGTGCCAGAGATGGCTACATCTTGCAG AGCGCAACACCCCCTTCCTCCTCGCCACGTAGAATGCCATGGCAACACTTGCACCAGCTCAAGCAAGACTTGCAGGGTGAATTAGAGTCCCAGAAGCGCAAGCAGGACCTCACTCAGCAGCAGTTTCAGGTGTTAAAGAGAAGCTACACTGAAGCCCAAGATGTAGTAGACCACCATGATGCTGACATCCAAGCCCTTCAAGCGAAGCTAGCATCTGCACTAGCTGAAATCTTGGCAAGTGAACAAGCTGTGGCTCGAATGCGCAATGAACTCAAGCTGGAACAAGAGCGTTCAAAGGAACAAGACGAGGAACACGGGCGCAGCGAGGCCACCTTACGAGCTCAGCTAAAGGACAGTGAAGAAAGACTGCGTGAGGTTGAGGCCAGCCTTTTAGAGCGAAACCAGGCCCTCAGGCATCTCGAGCACCAGCAGGCCCTGCAGCGAGACCACACCAGAGAGATACAGAGGTTACAGGACCGACTACAAGAGGTGACTGCACGGCTTGTTGCAACAGAGGAAGGCCAGGCGCTTAAAGAAGAACGCCTGAGAAAGGAGCAGCATTGCATTCAAGAAAGTCACGAGAGGGAAAAACAAAATCTTTGTAAGAGAATAGCCGAAGCTGAAATAGCACATAAATGCATGGAGGACAGGCTACTAGAGGCCGAACAGCAGGTGGAGGCCTTGCTAAAAGGGCGGCAGGCCTCAGCAGGAGGAGAACACATGGAGGAAATGCTAAAGTTGCAAGAGAATCTTGCGCAGAAGACCAGCATGGTAGAGTCACTGAAAGAGAGCGTACGCAGGCTCGAAGAAGAGAGAGGTCTGCTCACATGCAGATGTCAGGAGCTTCTTAACCAGATTGCAGAGGCAGACCGAGAGGTCAACAAGCTTCACAATCGCCTCAAAACGGAGGAGGCAGATTACTGCTCTCTGGAGAACTCTTATGAGAGGGCCACCCAAGAGTTTCAGAGAATGAGCCAATTCCTCAGAGAGAAAGAGGAAGAGATTCGGCAGACGAAAGAAATGTATGAAAGGCTGATGGAACGTAAAGAGGAGGACTTAAGAGAGGCTCTTGTTAAAATGACTGTACTTGGCAACAGTTTAGAAGAAACTGAACAGAAGCTTCAAGCAAAGGAGGACCTTCTTTGTCAAATGAGTCAAAGTCTGATAGAGAAAGTTGAGCCAAGGGATGCTGAACAAGATCTTAAAATCAAGCTTGGGGTCGCAGAGGACCGCGTAATCGAGCTTGAGCAGCACCTCAATGACTTGCAGCTGGGATATGATAATTTACACCTCgggaagaaacaagtccaagaACAGAACAAACGGGAACATGTATTTTCTTCAAACAATGCAACTAATATAGATAACTCAACCGATGACATCTCACAGGCTAAGAGGCCAAGAATTCGTTGTTCTAATATCCAATGTCAAAAATATGACAACTTAGATGACCCAGATGATTGCCATTTGAGCGATGCATTTGAAGATAAAAGACAAGTGGACAACCAGGAAAACTTTGATCTAGCTGAAGCCCTTTCCTACCCAGGTACCCCGTTCCCACATGCCAGTGACTCTGAGAAGTTCATTGCTATTGTGCATGCCCTAGAAACTAAGCTGCTCACTACTGAGGAAAAACTGAGAAATCTAACTAGGACTCTACAGGAGCAACGTTCCACTCATGTTGATGTGTCCAAGAAAGATTTTAAAATGGTTGAAAACAAGCCTTACTCAGATAAAAATGTTATGTGTGCCAGTGGACCTTCTCTCAATAATCCTTATGTAAAGGCCTTGCATTGTGTGGAAACAAGTCGAGAGAAAGTCAAGGCTATTCTGTCTGGCACTCACGATACCACTGATTCGCAGCTTCACTCTCTGACAGAGGTTGAAAACGAGCTGTTCAGTGCATCAATGTATATCCGCCATGCACAAAAGACCTTGGATGAACAATCGCCTGCTCTCCCTCAAACGTCAGAATCCTTAGATAAAGAAGCAATTAATCTCTTTGCCAAAACACTTTCTTTTGAGGCACTTGTTTTAAATAAAATGGCTTTGCTGGTACAGTCCTCAGAGTCTGATCTTCTACAAACGCTGACAGCGATATGGAAGGACATAGAGAACATTAAAAGTGGTGACAAAGATTGCTTAGCTATAGTTTATGCAGATGTTTTGACTAGGAAGTTAATGTTGGAGAATGCATTTTGGAAGGAACTAGAGAATGAGGTGACACCATGTGAGGGGTTGAATGTTGCCAAATCTCAGGAGGCCAGTGTTGCAGCTGATGCAGACATAAACACATCAGCTATATTCAATACTTTAATCAAAGCAGAACTGTCTTACTCTATTCAAAACCTTAAGCTTTGCTATGACGAGAAATTCAGGCTACTTAAAGGGGAGCTGACTGAAGCTAATCACAATCTATATCAAAGGGAAATGGCATTGAAGACAATTATTGAAGCCTCTAAAAGGTCTGATTTGAAAAATGTAATCAAAGAAGTTAAAAGCAACTTTGGCCTTGGTAAACAAAAGTTAGCTGATATGCACCCACCTGAACTTGCTCCATACAAAGAGCAGATCAAACAGCAAGACGCCCGTGAGCTCGCTGAAGAGATTATAGAGCGACATTTAGCCGAGCAGGTGCCATCTTGTAGTGTTGACTCCATTCAGTCTCTGCATGACACACATGACTGTTTGGCTACTGAGCTTCAACAACAAGCAGCAAAGCTCTACACCTATGCACAGGAAATACAAAGCAGTGGCAACCATCCTGAATTAGCTAAAATGGTCAATGCACTTTTAGGGCCTCAAACATCTCATGTTTTTACTAGTACCTCTCTTTGTATGCGAGAAGCCCTCATCCAGGCTCAGGTGGCTTATGTGGCGTGCAGATTACGCTCCATGCATGAACGAAACGTGAGTTGGTGTAAACAGACACATCAGAACATGGATGCCCTCGTGCAGCAGCATGCCTGCAGCATCAGGGCAATCCACGAGAAGTACGAAACATCCTTTCAGGAGGAGCGCCACAAAATCTCTCGAACACTGGCCATTCTTCAGAAGGAAAACATAACTCTCAAGTGTGAAGTCAGTCAACGTTCCAACCAACTCTCACAACAACAAGAGCAGCTGGTGCTCCTGGAAGAACATTTCAAGATGCAAACTGAGGAGCTCAAGCGGAAGCACAAGCAAGAGCTAAACCTAGCTGAGAAAGACCGGGCATCAACAGAGCTGGCCTTTGTAGAGACCTCAGTAGACAGCCAGCAGAAGCTGAAAGATCTGCTATCGGACATGGACGCCATGAAGCAGCAGCACCAGAGTCATGTGAGAAAGCTAGAGGAACAATTTGAGCAGAGAATCTCTGAGCTTGAGCACATCTACAAAGAGGAGATTTTAAAACTGCATTTCCAGCTTGAGGACAAAATTTGCAATGTCCAAGAAGTGGACGAGAAAGACCCTGTGGTTTCTCACCAACCCTCTTTTGAGGCTTCAGCGCCAATGGAAGAAGAGGAACAAGGGCAGGAGGGAGGTGCATGCGCCATGTCAGAGGTGGACACTATGGGGCTTCTGAAAGACAGGATTCAAGAACTGGAAACTCAGATGATCAGCATGAGGGATGAACTGGAAATCAAGCACCTGGAAGGAGATGTGGCCAGCCTGAGGGAGAAATACCAGAGAGACTTTGAAAGTcttaag GCCACGTGTGAGCGTGGCTTCGCAGCAATGGAAGAAACCCACCAGAAAGTGGTCGACGACCTCCAGAGGCAGCATCAGAGGGAGATTTCTAAACTCATGGAAGAGCGAGAGAGGCTCCTAGCGGAGGAGACTGCTGCCACTATTGCAG CCATTGAAGCTATGAAGAATGCACACAAGGAGGAGCTAGAGAAGACCCAGCGCTCCCAGATCAGTGGACTGAACTCTGATATTGATGAACTGCGATTACAATATGA AGAAGAGCTGCAGTCCATCCAGAGGGAGCTGGAGGTTCTGTCTGAACAGTATTCTCAGAAATGTCTGGAGAACGCCCATCTGGCTCAGGCCCTGGAGGCTGAAAGACAGGCACTCAGGCAGTGTCAAAGAGAGAACCAGGAGCTCAACGCTCACAACCAG GAATTGAATAACCGCCTGTCTGCAGAGATCACGCGCATGCGCTCTTGTTTCAGTGGTGAGACAGCACTGTCGCCGGTCACGCAGGGCAAAGATGTGTATGAACTGGAG GTGCTGCTTCGAATCAAGGAGTCAGAGATACAATACCTTAAACAGGAAATCCACTCTTTGAAGGACGAACTGCAGACTGCTCTGAGG GACAAGAAGTACACTACAGACAAATACAAAGACATCTACACAGAGCTGAGCATTGTGAAAGCAAAGGCTGACTGTGATATTGGCAAGCTGAAGGAGAAGCTTCTCGTTGCCACCGAAGCGTTAGGCGAGAGGACCGTTGATGGGACAGTCACATCTGGATATG ATATCATGAAATCCAAAAGTAACCCTGACTTCATCAAAAAGGAAAAATCAACTCCCCCCAAGTCATCCAGAGGCCTGAGGTCAAAG